The DNA region ATCTGTTTGATCGGCCTTTAGTTTACCTATCAACTCTTTACGCAAGTTCAGTTTGCTTTCAGTCCAGGTAACAGGGTTTAGTTTCATGTAAGCGGTCACCTTTTCTATCGCAGCATTCATTAATTTATCCGGTGAAACAGCTTCATCGATAAGCCCGGCTTCCAGTGCTTCGTTTACCTTAAGCAGCTTACCTTCTATTAAATACTGATAAGCTTTACGCTGACCAAGCCAAAATGCATATAAATTAAAAACACTGTCAGGCACAATAATACCAACCGGAACTTCATTTAATCCGATGATAAATGCCCCTTCAATCATCACTCGATAATCGCAGCAAATAGCTAATATGCAGCCGCCCGCCGGGCTATGGCCGCTTATAGCAGCTACCAAAGGTTTCCTGAAAGCGGCTAAAGTATTTTGTAACGCCAAAAAATCCACCCAAAATTGGCGGCTTTGTGCCTCATCATAATCATAAGTCTCAATCAAGTCTATCCCGGAGGAGAAAAAGCCTTCCTTACCGGTTAAAATAACCCCGCCCACGTTATCATCATGCTCCAGCGTTTTTATACATTCGGCCAGTTCTTTAACCATTTCATGATTGATGGCGTTCGACCTCCCCCTGTTCAGCGAAATCACTACCAGTTTGCCTTGTATTGTTGTTTGAAATGTATTCATTGCTTAATTTACAAGTGTTGGATCTTCGCTCACTTCGCAGGGATACATTTTATCTATTTCGGTTTTGTATTTTTCGGTGATCACTTTCCGTTTCATTTTCCCTGTTGGCGTAAGCTCACCACTATCTATCGACCATTCGTTGGGAAGCAAGGTAATTTTCTTCACCTGTTCAACATGGTTAAATTCGGGGTTGTAGTTATTGATAATTGATTGGTATAGCTCAATCACCCTCGCATTTTTAACCAATTCACTATTGGATGAAAAAGTTATGTCATTCTCCTTACACCATGGTTTTAAATGGGTATAAGATGGTACAATCAAGGCTGCAACAAATTTCTTTTCCGAACCAACAACCATCATCTGCTCAATAAAATAATTTTCCTTCATCTTATTTTCGATAGGTAGCGGGGCTACGTATTTACCTCCTGAGGTTTTAAAGATCTCTTTTTTACGATCTGTTATTTTCAGGAACCCATCCTGATCCAGTTCGCCAATATCCCCGGTGTGGAACCATCCGTCTTCCAACACCTCTGCTGTAAGCTCAGGATTTTTGTAATACCCCCGCATCACATTGGGGCCTTTGCAAAGGATCTCACCGTCGGGTGCTATTTTAACCTCTACACCGCTCAGCAGGCGCCCCACGGTGCCAAATTTCCTGTCGTTTTTTTGATAGCAGTTAACAGCAATTACCGGCGATGTTTCGGTAAGCCCATAGCCTTCCATAATAACAATATTGGCGGCAGTAAAAATGCGTTCCAGCTTAATGGGGCAGGCCGAACTGCCTACTACAATGGCGTTTATATTTCCGCCTATGGCATCTCGCCATTTGCTAAAAACCAGTTTATCGGCTATAGCCAGTTTAATTTTATACCACAAACTGGTGTTATGGATTTCATATGCTTCGGCCACTCTTACCGACCAGAAAAAGATCTTCCTTTTAATACCGGTTAGTTTTTGGCCCTGCACCATGATTTTTTCAAACACCTTTTCCAGCAAGCGGGGCACGGCGGTAAAAAGGGAAGGTTTTACCTCTTTCATATTTGCCCCTATGGTATCCATACTCTCGGCATAGTAAATAGAAAAACCATAGTAGAGATATACATATGTACACATTTTTTCAAAAATGTGGTTAAGGGGCAAAAAGCTCAAAACGCGCTTCTCGGTAAGCGGGATCCGGGTCAGGATATCGCCGGATGCCGATGCATTGGTCATGATATTTTTATGCGTAAGCATCACTCCTTTAGGCCTACCGGTAGTGCCCGAAGTATAAATAATGGTTGCAACGTCTTCTTCGGTAATCTGATTGGTTATATGCTGTATTTGCTGCTGATAACCATCTTTCAGGGGTTTAAGCAATGTACCCCAATGATTGCAGCCATCTGCATCATCAAAAGTAAAAACGGCTTTTAATGATGGGATATTTAGATGAACCTCATTAACCTTATCGCACAGATCTTTACTGCTTACAAATACATATTTAACTTCGGCTTCATTCAGGATCTGTTCAATTTCTTTAGTGCCGGTATTAGGATACAGCGGCACCAGTATAGCGCCTGTTTGCTGCACGGCCAGGTCGGTTATGATCCATTCGGGCCGGCCGTTGCTTATCAGTCCTATTTTGTCGCGGCCTTCGGTAGTGCCGTCACCAGCCGAAACGCCCAGATCAAGCAGGGCCACAGATAACTGGCAGATCATTGTATGCGCTTCTTCGGTGCTATATGATCTCCAGGAACCATTCTCCTTCGCATTCAAAAGATCCACCTTAGGCTCCTTGGCCTGGGTAATCATGCAATCAAACAATCTTGTCGCCTTTTCCATGCTTGCAATGGTTTAGATAAAGGTAAATTCCTATAACAGTTCAAATACACCTGCTGCCCCCTGCCCGGTGCCTACACACATGGTAACCATGCCATACTTTTTTTCCCGCCTTTTCAATTCGTTAAAAAGCTGAACAGAAAGCTTGGCACCGGTGCAGCCAAGCGGATGCCCCAGTGATATCGCCCCGCCATTTACATTTACAATTTCGGGGTTAAGCTCCAGCCCCTTTATTATCGCCAGTGATTGTGAAGCAAAAGCCTCATTCAATTCAATCAGCTCAATGTCCTGCTGCTTCATCCCGGCCATTTTCAACACTTTGGGAATCGCCACCAGCGGGCCTATGCCCATGATCCGGGGCGGCACACCGGCAACGGCATAATTAACAAGCCGGGCTATGGGTTTAAGGTTGTTCTGTTTCATAAAGCGTTCGCTAACCACCATGACAAAGGCCGCCCCATCACTTGTTTGCGACGAATTGCCGGCAGTTACCACACCCTTTGCATCAAATACCGGTTTAAGCTTGGCCAACGCATCAATTGAGGTATCGCTGCGCGGACCTTCATCCATATCTACCTTAAACTCTCTTTTCGCTTTTTTGCCGCTCTCATCTACATAGGTTTCCACAATGTTTACCGGAGCAATCTCATCTTTAAACTTACCGTCCTTAATGGCATTGATAGCTTTTTGATGCGAGTTATAAGCAAACTGGTCCTGCTCTTCGCGGCCGATATGGTATTCTTTAGCAACAGCTTCGGCAGTGAGCCCCATACCCCAGTAGTAATCAGGATGGGCAAGGGCAATATCTGCATTGGGTACAATGCGCCAGCCCCCCATCGGGATCAGGCTCATACTTTCCACACCGCCCGCAATAATACAATCGGCAATACCGCTGTGTATTTTTGCCGATGCTATGGCAATTGTTTCCAGCCCCGACGAACAATAACGGTTCACCGTCATGCCGGGTACCTTGTCGGTATCAAGCGCCATTAACGAGATCAGCCGGCCTACATTCAATCCTTGTTCGGCTTCGGGTGTAGCATTGCCCACAATTACATCATCAATCTGCTCTTTATCAACATTTGGCACCGATGCCAGCAGATGCCTGATCACATCTGCCGCAAGCGTATCCGGACGGGTAAACCTAAACCCGCCCCGGGTAGCTTTTCCAACAGCGCTGCGGCTGGCTGCCACTATATATGCGTTCATTTTATTGAGATTTATACTTAAAAAATTTAGTTCCTTAACACTTTACCACCGGTTAAAATGGATTGGATCCGTTCAAGCGTTTTCTTTTCAGCGCAAAGCGAAACAAAAGCTTCGCGCTCCAGGCCCAGCAAATAGTCCTCACTCACCATTGAAGGCTGGGACAGATCGCCGCCCGAAAGCACATAAGCCAGCTTTTGCGAAATTTTCACATCGTGCTCGCTGATGTAATTACCGCTGTACATGGTATTGGCCCCTACATAACCTAAACCCAGGGCCTGCTTGCCAAGCACCCTGATATCTCCGCGCGGAATCGGCTGTATGTACCCTTCGTTCGCCATCTGCAGACATTGCTGTTTAGCTTCGGCAAGTAGCCTCTCGCGCGATACTACCACTATGTCCCTGCCCTTTTTAAGATAGCCAAATTCAAATGCCTCATAAGCCGAAGTGGACACTTTGGCCTGACCAATGGTTAAAAAACGGTCGCGAAAATTATTGAGTTCTATATCGCCATCCTGAAGTTCGTCTGACAGGCGCAGGGCAAACTCCTTTGTCCCGCCGCCGCCCGGTATCAAGCCAACACCAAATTCAACCAAACCCATATACAGTTCGGCATGTGCTACCACTTTATCAGCATGCAGGCACATTTCGCAACCGCCGCCCAGGGCCATTTGATGTGGTGCTATAACCACCGGAATGGATGAATAGCGGATCCGCATCATCGTATTCTGAAAAGTCTTGATCACCATATTGAGCTCGTCAAACTCCTGCTCAACGGCCATCATAAATATCATACCCACATTGGCCCCTGCGCTAAAATTTGCGCCTTCGTTTGATATAACCAGGCCTTTATAGCTTGCCTCGGCAAGGGTGATGGCTTTATTTATGCCTTCAATCACCTCGCCGCCTATCGTATTCATTTTGGTATGAAACTCCAGGTTCAGGATGCCGTCACCAATATCGGTAATGGTAGTACCGCTGTTTTTCCACACCGTATTTGTTTCCCGGATATTGCTGAGCAAAATAAGGCCTTCGGTACCGGGAATCACCTTGTAGCTTTTCGACGGAATATCATAATACAGGCGTTTGCCATCTTCTATTTTATAAAAGCTTTTTGCACCCGCCGCAAGCATGTCATATACCCATTGCGCCGGTTTGTGCCCTGCCGCTTCCATGGCTTTTACCGTATCTTCAACACCAAGCGCGTCCCACTTTTCAAAAGGGCCCAATTCCCAACCAAAGCCCGCATTGGTGGCTGCGTCTATTTTATAAAGTTCGTCGGCTATTTCGGGGATGCGGTTACTGGCATAAGCAAATAACTGGTAAAAGGTAGCCCGGTAAAAATCACCGGCTTTGTCTTTTGCAGCAACCAGGATCTTAAGCCTCTCTTTAAGGTTATCAACCGCCTTTGTAGTTTCCAGCGAGGCAAATTTTACTTTTTGAGAGGGCTTGTACTCAAGCGTTTTCAGATCGAGCGCATAAAACTGGTTTCCACCTTCGCCTTTTTCTTTTTTATAAAAACCCTGGCCGGTTTTACTGCCCAGCCAGTTATTTTTTAGCATTTCCTCAACAAATGAAGGAATTTTGAATAACTCCCTTGCCTCATCATCAGGTGCATTTTTGTAAAGACCGTTGGCAACGTGTACCATCGTATCCAAACCCACCACGTCATTGGTGCGGAAGGTGGCCGATTTTGGGTGACCTATTACAGGCCCTGTCAGTTTATCAACCCCTTCAACCGTCATACCGGTTTGCTGCACATAATGCAGCACACTCATGATGCTGAAAACCCCGATACGGTTACCGATAAATGCTGGCGTATCTTTGGCTAATACTGTAGTTTTTCCCAGGTATTTTGCGCCATAATCCATCAAAAAATCAACAACACCCGCTAACGTGTCTTTTGTGGGAATGATTTCCAGTAGTTTTAAATACCGGGGAGGATTAAAGAAATGGCTTCCACAGAAATATTTTTTAAAGTCATCGCTCCTGCCTTCGGCCATTAAATGTATCGGGATACCGGATGTATTGGAAGTGATCAGCGTGCCGGGTTTCCGGTATTTTTCTACTATTTCAAACACATGTTGTTTTATATCCAGTCGTTCAACTACTACCTCTATCACCCAGTCGCAATCCGCAATTTTGGGCATATCATCTTCAAAATTGCCGGTGGTGATACGTTTTGCGAACGATTTGAGATAGATGGGCGAAGGGTTTGACTTTAACGCGAAGTCCAGCGCGTCATTAACAATTTTATTCCGCGCTTTTTTATCTGCCGGGGCATCCTTGGGTACAATATCAAGCAACAGTACCTGTACGCCGATATTTGCAAAGTGACAGGCGATACGACTGCCCATTACTCCCGACCCCAATACTGCAACCTTTTTTATAATTCGTTTAGCATCCATTAGTATCTGCTTGTATTATTAAAACTCTTTATCTTTAATTTACTCTGCCCGCGACCAGGTTGTTGTTCGCCCAAAAAGCGAAATACCAATGTACCCGCGGATATCCAGGGTTTTACCTTTATAGGTCATTTTGCAGGAGTATGTTTTGCCGTTATTAGGATCGTAAATTGTTCCGCCCGAGTATTTGTTATCGCCGTCTTTTACAAAATCGGCCAATACGGGTAATCCCAGCCTCGGCCTTGAACGCAATTTTTCGTCGCTATTCATTTCGTCTACTTTTGGCTTCCCATCTTTTAATGGATCCTTAAGCCATACCACCTTACCATAAAACTTACCGTTGCTTTCTTTAGTGATCTGGATTTTGGCGGTTTTTACATCGTTGTACCATAAACCTTCAATTTTATCGGTTTGCGCTTTTGCATTGATGCTTACCGCCACAATAGTTAGCAGGATTAATACAAAATGGGTGAAATGTTTTTTTGATGCTGACATTGCCTTAGGTGTTTTTTATAGTTAAAAACAAGTCGGTTTTTAGGGCCTCTGTCGCATTTATCTAATATCAATACGGGTATCAGAAGCCACCTAAAAAGAGACAGAGTAGAATTATAAAATGGTTAAATAATTTAGTCCCGGCATAGTTACCGGGATGGTTTATAATAACAAATATCTATTTCTGCGGCGCTTTATAAAGGTCTAAACGGCGGAAACATTTGTCAATATTTCGGAATTAAAGTTAGCTGGTTTTATTTGATAATTGCGTTACAAGCTGGATATATTGCTGCATGGCGTGATCGCCGGTAGTGCCCTTCTGTTTTAGCCAGGCATCATATTTTGCTTTAGCTACAAAATCAAACATACCCGGAGGGTTTTCTGTATTTATATCGCCTTCCGTTGCTTGCTTATATAAACTGTACAGGCGTAATAATGTTTCATTATCGGGCTTTGACGGCAATTGTTTACTTTGTTTAACCGCTTCTTCAAAAGCATTATTCAGATCAGTCATAGTTAAATTATATAAAGCTAAAAGCGGAAGGCATAAAGCCTAAAGCCAATAAGCTCATTATCAGTTTGGGTTGATTGTTATATTTCTTCAGGCCGGGTTCACATCTTCTACATAATCGCTGCTCCGGGGCGCCTTCATAAACATCTGGCTTAGTTCGGAGGGCAATATGGCCAACTTACGCTTTTCCATATCTATCCATGAACCTTCGGCGTTTACGATAGCAGCTTTAACACCATCTCCCCTGTACAGCTCATGCCTGATTGCCCAGCGGGAACCGTCAGGCCGGGATTTGGTAAGCTCACAGGTTACCCTGATCTGCTCATTGATCCCGATCTCTCTCAGGTAAATCATTTCTTCCCTGAATAATACCGGCCCTATTTTGTATTCATAAAGTGTAGGCAGTTTTAAACCCAGGCTTTCGAGCATGGTGATGCGTGCCTGTGCTGCAAGATCGGCATATGCAGAATGCCTCATGTGCTGGTTCGAGTCTATCTGCGACCACAGCACCTGTCCTTCATAAAAAAAATCCATAGCCCCGATTATTTTATTGATGATGTTCTTTAAACTTTTTGACTGCTGCCGTTAGTCGTGGCAGAATCTCCAACGCGTCACCAACTACACCATAATTGGCTGCTTTAAAAAATGGGGCTTCGGGATCTTTATTGATTACTACAATAGTTTTTGAACCGTTAACCCCGGCCAAGTGCTGGATAGCCCCGGATATTCCCACTGCGATATACAGATTTGGGCGAACGGTGCCACCTGTTTGGCCCACATGTTCGTGATGCGGTCGCCAGTGCGAATCGGCTACCGGGCGCGAGCAGGCCGTAGCAGCGCCCAACTCTTTCGCCAGGTCTTCCAGTATGCCCCAGTTTTCGGGGCCTTTTAAACCCCTGCCTCCCGAAACAACCAGCTCGGCATCGGCAAGCGGCACCTCGCCGGTCACTTTATTTACCGATTTCACTTTTACGCCAAAATCCTTTTCGCTAAAGCTAACATCCAATTGCTCAACAATCGCCTTACCCTCCTCCTTTTTCGCCGGGAAAGTATTAGGCATCAGCATAATCACCTTTACATCACTCAAAATGTTTATGTAGGCGAATGCCTTGCCCGAAAACACCGCTTTTTTGATCACAAAGCCTTTTTCCGTATCCGGGAATGAAAGCGCACCGGCTACCAGGCCTGCTTTTAATTTTACAGCTACCCGCGGCGCTACCGCCCTGCCCTTAATATCATGAAGGGTTACAATTACTTTACTATTCTCCTTTTGTGCCGCGGCTATTAAGGCGCCGGCATATGCCCTTGAATGTAACTCGTCCAACCGGCTATCGGCAACGTGCAGCACTTTTTGAGCACCATACTGGCCAAGGTTTTCCATTTCAGCTTCGGCAACGCTGCCTAAAGCAACGGCAGTTACCGTAGTGCCCATTTTTCCGGCTATCTGCGCGGCATACTGCACAGCCTCAAAGCTTTGTTTTTTTATAATTCCCCCGGTATGTTCTACCAATACTATTACAGACATTTTATTTTTTTTTTAGATAAAAGCTTAAAACTGAATGCACAAAGCTTAAAGCCAATAATTTGGCTATGCCCGGTACAGTGCACCGACAATAGATATGATTATTAAATCACCTTAGCTTCCGTGTGCAGCAACTGCACCAATTCATCCATATCATCCGGACTTACCAGCTTGATACCGGCCTTGGCAGGCGGCAATTCATACGACAGTATTTCGGCTACAGCGGTTATTCCTGAAGGCGTAATGATCTTTAACGGACGGGTACGCGCAGCCATGATGCCGCGCATATTGGGAATGCGGGCTTCGGCAACACCTTTCTGGCAGGAAATAACCAGCGGTAAATTACATGCATCTGTTTCTTCACCGCCTTCTATTTCACGATTTATCACAGCAGTATTGGCCTCTATACTGATCCCGGTTGCAAAACCAATATAATCGAGATCAAGCAATTCGGCCAGCATGGCACCTGTAGTTCCGTTATTGTAATCGATAGACTCTTTGCCGCATAAAATAAGGTCATAACCAACCCCGGCAGCGTATTCGGCTATATAATGAGCGGTTTCATAAGGATCATTGCTCTCAGCATCAATACGGACAGCTTCATCGCCACCCAACGCTAACGCTTTCCTGATCACCGGCTCAACATCGGCCTTACCTACAGTTATCAAATGAATTTCGGTGGCGATACCGCTTTCTTTTAATTCGATAGCCCTGATCAACGCGTACCATTCATCATACGGATTGATCACATAAGTAACCCCATCGCTGTTAACAGAAGTATTATTATTTTTTAATACAATTTTGGTGCTGGTGTCGGGCACCTGGCTTATACACACTAATATTTTCATTATCAGAATTTTGTTTTGGGTTGATGTTATTTTTTTTGGGGGGGGGGGAATAAAGTTCACTTGCCGTTAATCCAAAGAGTAAAAAGCGGGGGCTTGCGCGATTCCCCTCTTGAGAGGGGTGGAGGGGTGTGTCCCTGCTTTGATAAGCAAATTGCAGAAACACACCCCTGCCACAACACGTTCCTCCGCGCCCCCTCTCAAGAGGGGATTAAAAAAATTAAAAACAATATTTATTTTCAGCAATCAATTTGGCTGCGATATTTCTGCGGGCCTGGGTGGTATTGATGTCTTCGGTTTTGGTGAAGCGCTTTAGTCCCATGAGCATCATCCTTCTTTCATCGCCTTCGGCAAATGAGTTCAGTGCTTCTTTACCCGATTTGGCGATATGTTCGGCCGCATCATTGATGTACACCCGCATCATGTCCAGTTGTTCTTTACACGCTTCTTCTCCCCTTAAGCCAACCAATTTCTCTACCCTCAATTGCAGCGATTCGCTTACATAAAGCTCTATCAGCATATCGGCCAGGTTCATCAATACTTCCTGCTCTTTGCTCAATTGCATCATTAGTTTTTGAACAGCCGCACCGGCTACCATCAATATTGCCTTTTTAAAATTGGCTATGTATTTTTTCTCTTTGGTAAACAGGCCATCCTCCTCTGCAGCGCCGAAATCAGGGATGCTCATCAATTCACCGGCTACTTTCTGGGCCGGCCCCATCAGGTCAAGCTCACCCTTCATGGCGCGTTTCAGCATCATATCAACGGTTAACAACCTGTTAATTTCATTGGTACCCTCAAAAATCCGGTTGATCCTCGAATCGCGGTACGACCTGTCCATTGGCGCCTCGGCACTATATCCCATACCACCATAGATCTGCACACCTTCATCGGTTACATAGTCCAAAACCTCAGAAGCATGAACTTTTAAAATTGCAGCTTCAATGGCAAATTGCTCAGTCCCCTTCAGTTTGGCTTTGTTTTCATCAAGGCCGGAGGCAATTAACATTTCTGTAGCCTCCTCCATATTCTGACTGGCCCTGTACACGGCCGATTCTGCCGCGTAAGTACGGATAGCCTGTTCGGCCAGTTTATATCTTATCGCCCCATATTTGGAAATAGCGCGACCGAACTGCTCCCGCTCATTGGCATAACGTACCGATGAGGTAATCACATCCTTACTCGCTCCAACTGTTCCGCCTCCTAATTTGATGCGGCCCAGATTCAGAATATTAACGGCTATCTTAAAACCATTCTGCCGTTCGGAAAGCAGGTTTTCAACAGGCACTTTGCAATCGTTAAAAAACACCTGGCGCGTTGAGCTCCCTTTGATCCCCATTTTGTGTTCTTCCGTATTGAGCGAAAGGCCCTCAAAATCCTTTTCAACAATAAACGCGCTCAGGTTTTCATCATCATCTATTTTGGCAAAAACCGTAAACACATCGGCAAAACCCGCATTGGTGATCCACATTTTTTGCCCGGTGATGAGATAGTACTTGCCATCAGCAGAAAGTTTTGCCCTGGTTTTACCCGAATTGGCATCTGAACCTGCAGCCGGTTCTGTAAGGCAATAAGCTCCTTTCCATTCACCGCTGGCCAGTTTGGGAATATATTTTTGTTTTTGGGCATCGTTGCCATAGTATAATATAGGCATAGTGCCAATACCTGTGTGTGCCGAAAACGCAACCGAAAATGAGTGACCGGCACCTAATTTTTCGGTAACCAACATGGCGGTTTTAAAATCTTTACCAAAACCGCCGTATTCTTCGGGCACGGAGATGCCTAACAATCCAAGCGCGCCTGCCTCGTCCATTAAATGGCGCATTAACCCCTCCTCCTGCTCATCAATGCGCTGCAGGTTTGGTGTTACCTGCTGTGCCAAAAAATTGGTACATGTTTCGGCGATCATCAACTGCTCTTCATTCCATTCTTCGGGAATAAAAACGCTTTCCGCAGAAGTTTCCCTGATCAGAAACTCCCCTCCTTTTATGGCTTTCATCGGTTCTGTGGCATTCATAAAGTTTTTCTGGTTTATAATCAGGAGTAAAATTAGAGGCATTATGAAGCTAAAGAAAGGGCAGCAATGCGGAGATATTAGTCAAAAAGTCGGAAAGAAGAGGGGATGTGGGAGGGTGGAAAGACTACCATTGGCTTAAATATATTACGGAAATAACATTCACGTATTCGAAAAGCCACGTTATTGCGAGGAGGAACGACGAAGCAATCGCATACTATACAGGGCCGCTATGCTACCGTGTGATTGCCGCGCTACGCTTATAATGAAACAATCTTAAATTACTGATTATTAAGCATATTTTCAATCGATTTTATAATATGGGCATTGCCTGCGGCCCGGGCTTTCCGTTACAAGTCCTCGCCTTTCCTGACCACAGTCCCAACCCGCGCTGTGGGCTTTACACTGCAATCCCTAATGCGGCCCCTGCACACCATCGCTAAAAAATATTTTATACGTTATCACGATTTTTCCGGGTGCCCTGATCGTTATTTGCAATGAGATGTATTTGTCTAAACGACAACAATCAATGCGCAGATATCGCCCTATAGTCAGAAGGCGACATGCCGGTATGCTTTTTAAAATATTTGCCAAACGATGATTGGTCGGGGAAATGGATGCTCTCGGCGGCGCGGGCGATGCTGATCTCGTGATTCCTCAGTAATACTTTGGCTTCCAATATTACCGCGTCGTCTATCCATTCGCCCGCGGTTCGCCCGGTTACTTCCTTAATGGTTTCGGTTAAATGTTTGGGAGACACATACAGCGCGTCGGCATAGTATTGCACGCTGCGGTGTTCTTTATAATGATGGAAAATGAGGGATTGGAAAAGCACGTTTAGTTCCTGTTTCCTGGTTTGTTTACCTTTTATTATCAGGTGTTGCTTTTCGTAAATGGCCTGTATTTCATAAAGCAGTGTCATCAAAATGCTCCTGGATATTTCAACATCATAAGGATGCCCTTCGCGCGCTAATTTTTGCTGGATCAATAAATAAATTTCCAGGATCATTTTGGCATCGGCATTGTCCGGATAAATTACCGGGATAGATGCGCTGTTAAAATAACTGAATGATTCAAGGAAATGGCTATTGGCGTTATTTTCGATTAAAAAGGCTTTGCTGAAAACAACAAACCGGCATAAAAAATCGGCACTGCTATCGTAGATCCTCAAAACATGAAATGGGGTTGCCAGAAGCATGGCATCCGGCCGGGCATCATAAACCTGCAGGTTCACTTCTACTTTGGCTGTGCCACGTGTACAAATGCCTATAATATAACCGTCCGAACGGTAAGGATATTCGCTCAGGCTCAATAATTGCTTTTCGTCAACAACAAAAAAATCGGCACCAGCCAGCTTATCTGCATACAGATCTGCAAATTTCAACAGGCTTAATTGTCCAACCTTATTATTCATATAGTTTAGATATATAATTTTAACTATTGTATTTATTAAAGACGGTTGTAAAGCAACTTTCCTTATCCGGTATTAAAAATAAACTTTATCCGACTTTTTGACTAATATCTCCGCATTATAGCCCTTTTTTTCTTTTTAATCCAAACTAATTTTATCCCTGACA from Mucilaginibacter sp. SJ includes:
- a CDS encoding electron transfer flavoprotein subunit alpha/FixB family protein — encoded protein: MSVIVLVEHTGGIIKKQSFEAVQYAAQIAGKMGTTVTAVALGSVAEAEMENLGQYGAQKVLHVADSRLDELHSRAYAGALIAAAQKENSKVIVTLHDIKGRAVAPRVAVKLKAGLVAGALSFPDTEKGFVIKKAVFSGKAFAYINILSDVKVIMLMPNTFPAKKEEGKAIVEQLDVSFSEKDFGVKVKSVNKVTGEVPLADAELVVSGGRGLKGPENWGILEDLAKELGAATACSRPVADSHWRPHHEHVGQTGGTVRPNLYIAVGISGAIQHLAGVNGSKTIVVINKDPEAPFFKAANYGVVGDALEILPRLTAAVKKFKEHHQ
- a CDS encoding electron transfer flavoprotein subunit beta/FixA family protein; amino-acid sequence: MKILVCISQVPDTSTKIVLKNNNTSVNSDGVTYVINPYDEWYALIRAIELKESGIATEIHLITVGKADVEPVIRKALALGGDEAVRIDAESNDPYETAHYIAEYAAGVGYDLILCGKESIDYNNGTTGAMLAELLDLDYIGFATGISIEANTAVINREIEGGEETDACNLPLVISCQKGVAEARIPNMRGIMAARTRPLKIITPSGITAVAEILSYELPPAKAGIKLVSPDDMDELVQLLHTEAKVI
- a CDS encoding acyl-CoA dehydrogenase family protein — its product is MNATEPMKAIKGGEFLIRETSAESVFIPEEWNEEQLMIAETCTNFLAQQVTPNLQRIDEQEEGLMRHLMDEAGALGLLGISVPEEYGGFGKDFKTAMLVTEKLGAGHSFSVAFSAHTGIGTMPILYYGNDAQKQKYIPKLASGEWKGAYCLTEPAAGSDANSGKTRAKLSADGKYYLITGQKMWITNAGFADVFTVFAKIDDDENLSAFIVEKDFEGLSLNTEEHKMGIKGSSTRQVFFNDCKVPVENLLSERQNGFKIAVNILNLGRIKLGGGTVGASKDVITSSVRYANEREQFGRAISKYGAIRYKLAEQAIRTYAAESAVYRASQNMEEATEMLIASGLDENKAKLKGTEQFAIEAAILKVHASEVLDYVTDEGVQIYGGMGYSAEAPMDRSYRDSRINRIFEGTNEINRLLTVDMMLKRAMKGELDLMGPAQKVAGELMSIPDFGAAEEDGLFTKEKKYIANFKKAILMVAGAAVQKLMMQLSKEQEVLMNLADMLIELYVSESLQLRVEKLVGLRGEEACKEQLDMMRVYINDAAEHIAKSGKEALNSFAEGDERRMMLMGLKRFTKTEDINTTQARRNIAAKLIAENKYCF
- a CDS encoding helix-turn-helix domain-containing protein, whose product is MNNKVGQLSLLKFADLYADKLAGADFFVVDEKQLLSLSEYPYRSDGYIIGICTRGTAKVEVNLQVYDARPDAMLLATPFHVLRIYDSSADFLCRFVVFSKAFLIENNANSHFLESFSYFNSASIPVIYPDNADAKMILEIYLLIQQKLAREGHPYDVEISRSILMTLLYEIQAIYEKQHLIIKGKQTRKQELNVLFQSLIFHHYKEHRSVQYYADALYVSPKHLTETIKEVTGRTAGEWIDDAVILEAKVLLRNHEISIARAAESIHFPDQSSFGKYFKKHTGMSPSDYRAISAH